A portion of the Candidatus Binataceae bacterium genome contains these proteins:
- the rpoC gene encoding DNA-directed RNA polymerase subunit beta' — protein MEDLFGIFEKPKNPLSFNAIRISIASPEMIRSWSHGEVKKPETINYRTFKPERDGLFCAKIFGPTKDYECNCGKYKRMRHRGVVCEKCGVEVIQSKVRRERMGHIDLAAPVAHIWFLRSLPSRIGTLLDMTLKELEKVLYFESYVVTDSGETPLGHKELLNERRYREAREQYRDGFKAEMGAEAIRSLLAALDLDKLAEELRAEMKATASEARRKKVAKRLKVVNAFRDSGNRPEWMILTILPVIPPDLRPLVPLDGGRFATSDLNDLYRRVINRNNRLKRLIELNAPDIIVRNEKRMLQEAVDALFDNGRRGRAITGPAKRPLKSLSDMLKGKSGRFRQNLLGKRVDYSGRSVIVVGPELRLHQCGLPKKMALELFKPFIYSKLEEKGYVTTIKSAKKMVEKEGKDVWDILDDVIREHPVLLNRAPTLHRLGIQAFEPVLIEGKAIQLHPLVCVAYNADFDGDQMAVHVPLSIEAQVESRALMMSTNNILSPASGKPIIVPTQDMVLGLYYMTRERPLARGEGKFFASPAEVRIAYDHGEVELHARVTVRMPRVRAVAPAHADEEEEHHRLSVGPAMASGDGAAAYERVETTVGRVLLYEIVPPVVPFDEVNRTMKKKELGNLIDLVYRRAGNKATVIFADRLKDVGFDFATRAGISISIKDMTIPPQKAQLLEKAQKEVSEIQRQYNNGVITDGERYNKVVDIWAEVQDQIGSAVLKGLSTQAYGKDKQGKEVVGASFNPIFIMADSGARGSEQQIRQLAGLRGLMAKPSGEIIETPITANFREGLTVLQYFISTHGARKGLADTALKTANSGYLTRRLVDVAQDSIITEEDCGTLDGIEMTPLVEGGEIIEGLGDRVLGRVALEDIRDPFTNQVLVHANEMIDEDKVAAIEDAGLERVKIRSVLTCQSRQGVCVKCYGRDLGRGHLVNMGEAIGIMAAQSIGEPGTQLTMRTFHIGGTASRRAEQTTLEARNEGVVRLHGVKTVPAPDGTLIVMSRHGEVAIVTPVAAEGGDRAVRERERERYPLVYGAKLRKADGAAVKAGELIAEWDPYTTPIITEVDGTVKYGDIIEGKTMEERVDERTGARSNVIVEFKELDVRPRISIKDDSGKTARLPGSEQYARYFLPVGAYINVPEGATVHAGDVIAKIPRETTKTKDITGGLPRVAELFEARKPKEFAVISEIDGQVSFGKDTKGKRKVVVTPEVGEPREYLIPKGKHIGVHEGDMIRAGEPLMEGSSNPHDILTILGEKALAKYLVDEIQEIYRLQGVRINDKHIEVIVRQMLRRVRIKEVGDTDFLVGDQTEKWRFDEENARVLTKGGEPAIAEPLLLGITKASLSTESFISAASFQETTRVLTEAAINGKVDRLVGLKENVIMGRLIPAGTGLPAYNRVEVLAETPAGGEEIVEATEEAAPAAAGD, from the coding sequence ATGGAAGACCTTTTCGGAATTTTTGAAAAGCCCAAGAACCCGCTGTCGTTCAACGCTATCCGGATCTCGATTGCGTCGCCCGAGATGATCCGCTCGTGGTCGCACGGCGAGGTCAAGAAGCCCGAGACCATCAACTACCGCACCTTCAAGCCCGAGCGCGACGGCCTGTTCTGCGCCAAGATCTTCGGCCCGACTAAGGACTACGAGTGCAACTGCGGCAAGTACAAGCGCATGCGCCATCGCGGCGTGGTGTGCGAGAAGTGCGGCGTGGAGGTCATCCAGTCCAAGGTTCGCCGCGAGCGGATGGGCCATATCGACCTCGCCGCGCCGGTCGCCCACATCTGGTTTTTGCGCTCGCTGCCCTCGCGCATCGGCACGCTGCTCGACATGACGCTCAAGGAGCTCGAGAAGGTACTCTACTTCGAGAGCTACGTCGTCACCGACTCGGGCGAGACGCCGCTGGGGCACAAGGAGCTGCTCAACGAGCGCCGCTACCGCGAGGCGCGCGAGCAGTACCGCGACGGCTTCAAGGCCGAAATGGGCGCCGAGGCGATCCGCAGCCTGCTGGCCGCGCTCGATCTCGACAAGCTCGCCGAGGAGCTGCGCGCCGAGATGAAGGCGACGGCGAGCGAGGCGCGGCGCAAGAAGGTGGCCAAGCGGCTGAAGGTGGTCAATGCGTTTCGCGACTCGGGCAACCGTCCGGAGTGGATGATCCTGACCATCCTGCCGGTCATCCCGCCCGACCTGCGCCCGCTGGTTCCGCTCGACGGCGGGCGCTTCGCGACCTCCGACCTCAACGACCTCTACCGGCGGGTGATCAACCGCAACAACCGCCTCAAGCGCCTCATCGAGCTCAACGCGCCCGACATCATCGTGCGCAACGAGAAGCGGATGCTGCAGGAGGCGGTGGACGCGCTGTTCGACAACGGGCGGCGCGGGCGCGCGATCACGGGCCCGGCCAAGCGCCCGCTCAAGTCGCTCAGCGACATGCTCAAGGGCAAGTCGGGGCGCTTTCGCCAGAACCTGCTCGGCAAGCGGGTTGACTACTCGGGACGCTCAGTCATCGTGGTTGGTCCCGAGCTGCGCCTGCATCAGTGCGGCCTGCCCAAAAAGATGGCGCTCGAACTGTTCAAGCCCTTCATCTACTCCAAGCTCGAGGAGAAGGGCTACGTCACGACCATCAAGAGCGCCAAAAAGATGGTCGAGAAGGAAGGCAAGGATGTCTGGGACATCCTCGACGACGTCATCCGCGAGCATCCGGTGCTGCTCAACCGCGCGCCCACGCTCCATCGCCTCGGCATCCAGGCCTTCGAGCCGGTGCTGATCGAGGGCAAGGCGATCCAGCTCCATCCGCTGGTCTGCGTCGCCTACAACGCCGACTTCGACGGCGACCAGATGGCGGTGCACGTGCCGCTGTCGATCGAGGCGCAGGTCGAGTCGCGCGCGCTGATGATGTCCACCAACAACATCCTCTCGCCGGCCAGTGGCAAGCCCATCATCGTGCCCACCCAGGACATGGTGCTCGGGTTGTACTACATGACGCGCGAGCGGCCGCTGGCGCGCGGTGAGGGCAAGTTCTTCGCAAGCCCGGCCGAGGTGCGCATCGCCTATGACCATGGCGAGGTCGAGCTCCACGCGCGAGTCACGGTGAGGATGCCCAGGGTGCGGGCGGTCGCGCCTGCGCACGCCGACGAGGAGGAAGAGCATCACCGGCTCAGCGTGGGGCCGGCGATGGCCTCGGGCGACGGCGCGGCCGCGTACGAGCGGGTCGAGACCACGGTGGGGCGCGTGCTGCTGTACGAGATCGTACCGCCGGTGGTGCCGTTCGACGAAGTCAACCGCACCATGAAGAAGAAAGAGCTCGGCAACCTGATCGATCTCGTTTACCGCCGCGCCGGCAACAAGGCGACCGTCATTTTCGCCGATCGCCTCAAGGATGTCGGCTTCGACTTCGCCACCCGCGCCGGGATTTCGATCTCGATCAAGGACATGACCATCCCGCCGCAGAAGGCGCAGCTTTTGGAGAAGGCGCAGAAGGAAGTCAGCGAAATCCAGCGACAGTACAACAACGGCGTCATCACCGACGGCGAGCGCTACAACAAGGTGGTCGACATCTGGGCCGAGGTTCAGGACCAGATCGGCTCGGCGGTGCTCAAGGGGCTCTCGACTCAGGCTTACGGCAAGGACAAGCAGGGCAAAGAGGTCGTGGGCGCGTCGTTCAACCCCATCTTCATCATGGCCGACTCCGGCGCGCGCGGCTCCGAGCAGCAGATCCGCCAGCTCGCAGGCTTGCGCGGCCTGATGGCGAAGCCGTCGGGCGAGATCATCGAGACCCCGATCACGGCCAACTTCCGCGAGGGGCTGACCGTGCTCCAGTACTTCATCTCGACCCACGGCGCGCGCAAGGGCCTTGCCGACACGGCGCTCAAGACCGCCAACTCGGGCTATCTGACTCGCCGCCTGGTCGACGTCGCCCAGGACTCGATCATCACCGAGGAGGATTGCGGCACGCTCGACGGGATCGAGATGACCCCGCTGGTCGAGGGCGGCGAGATCATCGAAGGGCTGGGCGATCGCGTGCTGGGACGGGTCGCGCTTGAGGACATCCGCGACCCCTTCACCAACCAGGTGCTGGTCCACGCCAACGAGATGATCGACGAGGACAAGGTGGCCGCGATCGAGGATGCGGGTCTGGAGCGGGTCAAAATCCGCTCGGTGCTGACCTGCCAGTCGCGCCAGGGCGTGTGCGTCAAGTGCTACGGGCGCGACCTCGGCCGCGGACACCTGGTCAACATGGGCGAGGCGATCGGCATCATGGCCGCGCAGTCGATCGGCGAGCCTGGCACGCAGCTGACGATGCGCACGTTTCACATCGGCGGCACCGCCAGTCGGCGCGCCGAGCAGACCACGCTGGAGGCGCGCAACGAGGGCGTAGTGCGGCTGCACGGGGTCAAGACCGTGCCCGCGCCCGACGGCACGCTGATCGTGATGTCGCGCCACGGCGAAGTGGCAATCGTCACCCCGGTGGCGGCCGAGGGCGGCGACCGCGCAGTGCGCGAGCGCGAGCGCGAACGCTACCCGCTGGTCTATGGGGCCAAGCTGCGCAAGGCCGACGGCGCCGCGGTCAAGGCGGGCGAGCTGATCGCCGAGTGGGATCCCTACACCACCCCGATCATCACCGAGGTCGACGGCACGGTTAAGTACGGCGACATCATTGAAGGCAAGACGATGGAGGAGCGGGTGGACGAGCGCACCGGTGCGCGCTCCAACGTCATCGTCGAGTTCAAGGAGCTCGACGTGCGCCCGCGCATCTCGATCAAAGACGACAGCGGCAAGACCGCGCGGCTGCCCGGCAGCGAGCAGTACGCGCGCTACTTCCTGCCGGTCGGCGCCTACATCAACGTGCCCGAGGGCGCGACGGTCCACGCCGGCGACGTGATCGCCAAGATTCCACGCGAGACCACCAAGACCAAGGACATCACCGGCGGCCTGCCGCGGGTAGCCGAGCTGTTCGAGGCGCGCAAGCCCAAGGAGTTCGCCGTGATCTCCGAGATCGACGGCCAGGTCTCCTTCGGCAAGGACACCAAGGGCAAGCGCAAGGTGGTGGTGACGCCCGAGGTCGGCGAGCCGCGCGAGTACCTGATCCCCAAGGGCAAGCACATCGGGGTGCACGAGGGCGACATGATCCGCGCGGGCGAACCGCTGATGGAGGGCTCGTCCAACCCGCACGATATTCTCACCATCCTTGGCGAAAAGGCGCTGGCCAAGTACCTAGTGGACGAGATCCAGGAGATCTATCGGCTCCAAGGCGTGCGCATCAACGACAAGCATATCGAGGTAATAGTGCGCCAGATGCTGCGGCGGGTGCGGATCAAGGAGGTTGGCGACACTGACTTCCTGGTCGGGGACCAGACCGAGAAATGGCGCTTCGACGAGGAGAACGCCCGCGTGCTGACCAAGGGCGGCGAGCCGGCGATCGCCGAGCCGCTGCTGCTGGGGATCACCAAAGCCTCGCTTTCGACCGAGAGCTTCATCTCGGCGGCCTCCTTCCAGGAGACGACCCGGGTGCTAACCGAGGCCGCGATCAACGGCAAGGTGGACCGCCTGGTGGGGCTCAAGGAAAACGTGATTATGGGCCGGTTGATCCCGGCCGGGACCGGCCTGCCGGCTTACAACCGCGTCGAGGTGCTGGCCGAGACGCCGGCAGGCGGCGAGGAGATAGTCGAGGCGACCGAGGAAGCGGCGCCAGCAGCGGCTGGAGATTGA
- the rpsL gene encoding 30S ribosomal protein S12 — protein MPTINQLIRQARIKKRYKISAPALQGSPQKRGVCTQVKTTTPKKPNSALRKVARVRLSNGYEVNTYIPGVGHNLQEHSVVLIRGGRVKDLPGVRYHVIRGTLDSIGVQERRKGRSKYGSKKPK, from the coding sequence GTGCCGACCATCAACCAGCTCATCCGCCAGGCGCGCATCAAGAAGCGCTACAAGATAAGCGCGCCGGCCCTGCAAGGCTCGCCGCAAAAGCGCGGCGTATGCACGCAGGTCAAAACCACCACGCCCAAGAAGCCCAACTCGGCATTGCGCAAGGTCGCACGGGTGCGCTTGTCCAATGGCTACGAGGTCAACACCTACATTCCGGGCGTCGGGCACAATCTGCAGGAGCACTCGGTGGTCCTGATTCGCGGTGGCCGCGTCAAGGACCTGCCCGGGGTGCGCTACCACGTCATTCGCGGCACGCTGGACTCCATCGGCGTGCAGGAACGGCGCAAGGGCCGCTCCAAGTACGGCTCCAAGAAGCCCAAGTAA
- the rpsG gene encoding 30S ribosomal protein S7, producing the protein MARKGQARVREVTPDPKFHDRTVAKFINVVMLRGKKSLVEQVFYRALDKVAERAKEDGLTVFKRALDNIRPAVEVRSRRVGGANYQVPVEVRPVRRNSLAMRWLVTAARARGEKSMEERLAAEILEAAANRGGAVKKREDTHRMAEANKAFAHYRW; encoded by the coding sequence ATGGCACGCAAGGGTCAGGCCCGCGTCCGGGAAGTCACTCCGGACCCAAAGTTCCACGACCGCACGGTCGCCAAGTTCATCAACGTGGTGATGCTGCGGGGCAAGAAGTCGCTGGTCGAGCAGGTCTTCTATCGTGCGCTCGACAAGGTCGCCGAGCGCGCGAAGGAGGACGGGCTGACCGTCTTCAAGCGCGCGCTGGACAACATCCGGCCTGCGGTTGAAGTGCGCTCGCGGCGCGTCGGCGGCGCCAACTACCAGGTGCCGGTCGAAGTGCGGCCGGTGCGGCGCAACTCGCTCGCGATGCGCTGGCTGGTGACGGCGGCCCGCGCGCGCGGTGAGAAGTCGATGGAGGAGCGGCTGGCGGCGGAGATTCTGGAGGCGGCTGCCAACCGCGGCGGCGCGGTCAAGAAGCGCGAGGATACTCATCGGATGGCCGAGGCCAACAAGGCCTTTGCCCATTACCGCTGGTAA
- the fusA gene encoding elongation factor G codes for MARQTPIERVRNIGIMAHIDAGKTTTTERVLYYTGINYKIGEVHEGTATMDWMVQEQERGITITSAATTCFWRDHRINIIDTPGHVDFTIEVERSLRVLDGAVAVFCAVGGVEPQSETVWRQADKYRVPRVAFINKMDRVGADFERVVQEIRDKLKATPLVTQLPIGAEDKFTGVVDLIGQRALIWDEDRLGASFRVEEIPAELKESAAGWREKMIETLADHDEQIMEMFLEGKQPEPARIRAAIRTATLNIAVVPVLMGSAFRNKGVQPMLDAVVDYLPSPLDVPPVMGKVGDKLEERWPRDDAPFSALAFKIMTDPYVGTLTFLRVYSGRLESGSSVLNSTKQKRERIGRLVKMHANKREEISEVFAGDICAVGLRDTTTGDTLCDPAHPIVLESIEFPEPVIQIAIEPKTKADQDRLGDSLSKLAREDPSFRVSVNRETGQTLIAGMGELHLEIIVDRLLREFKVDANVGKPQVAYRETIRRPAEAEGRFVRQSGGHGQFGVVDLRIEPLEKGGGFEFVDATKGGAIPRNFIPSVEEGVKEAMETGVLAGYPMVDVRATLLDGKYHEVDSSELAFKIAGSLAFREAAEKADAVLLEPVMEVEVVTPQEFMGDVIGDLNARRGKILDMESRAGAQVIDARVPLATMFGYATRLRSMTQGRATYTMQFGAYEPVPQQIYAELMERSGESAERARA; via the coding sequence ATGGCTCGTCAGACCCCCATAGAACGTGTGCGCAACATCGGCATCATGGCGCACATCGACGCCGGCAAGACCACCACCACCGAGCGGGTGTTGTACTATACCGGGATCAACTACAAGATCGGCGAGGTTCACGAGGGGACCGCGACGATGGACTGGATGGTCCAGGAGCAGGAGCGCGGCATCACCATCACCTCTGCCGCCACCACCTGCTTCTGGCGTGACCATCGGATCAACATCATCGACACCCCGGGCCACGTCGATTTCACGATCGAGGTCGAGCGTAGCCTGCGCGTGCTCGACGGCGCGGTGGCCGTGTTCTGCGCAGTGGGCGGCGTCGAGCCGCAATCCGAGACGGTCTGGCGCCAGGCCGACAAGTATCGCGTGCCGCGCGTCGCGTTCATCAACAAGATGGACCGCGTCGGCGCTGACTTCGAACGCGTGGTGCAGGAGATCCGCGACAAGCTCAAGGCGACGCCGCTGGTGACCCAGCTGCCGATCGGCGCGGAGGACAAGTTTACCGGCGTAGTCGACCTCATCGGCCAGCGTGCGCTCATCTGGGACGAGGACCGGCTGGGCGCCAGCTTCCGCGTCGAGGAGATCCCGGCCGAGCTTAAGGAAAGCGCCGCGGGCTGGCGCGAAAAGATGATCGAGACGCTCGCCGATCACGACGAGCAGATCATGGAGATGTTTTTGGAGGGCAAGCAGCCCGAACCCGCGCGCATCCGCGCCGCGATCCGCACCGCCACGCTCAACATCGCGGTGGTGCCGGTGCTCATGGGCTCGGCGTTCCGCAACAAGGGCGTGCAGCCGATGCTCGACGCGGTGGTCGACTATCTGCCCTCGCCGCTCGACGTGCCGCCGGTGATGGGCAAGGTGGGCGACAAGCTCGAGGAGCGCTGGCCGCGCGACGACGCGCCGTTCAGCGCGCTCGCCTTCAAGATCATGACCGATCCCTATGTCGGCACGTTGACCTTCCTGCGCGTGTACTCGGGGCGGCTGGAGAGCGGCAGTTCGGTGCTCAACTCGACCAAGCAGAAGCGCGAGCGCATCGGGCGGCTGGTCAAGATGCACGCCAACAAGCGCGAGGAGATCTCCGAGGTCTTCGCCGGCGACATCTGCGCGGTCGGTCTGCGCGACACCACCACCGGCGACACCCTGTGTGACCCCGCGCATCCGATCGTGCTGGAGTCGATCGAGTTCCCCGAGCCGGTCATCCAAATCGCGATCGAGCCCAAGACCAAGGCCGACCAGGATCGCCTCGGCGATTCGCTCTCGAAGCTTGCGCGCGAGGACCCGTCCTTCCGGGTCAGCGTCAACCGCGAAACCGGGCAGACCCTGATTGCCGGGATGGGCGAGCTGCACCTGGAAATCATCGTCGACCGCCTGCTGCGCGAGTTCAAGGTTGACGCCAACGTCGGCAAGCCGCAGGTCGCCTACCGCGAAACCATCCGGCGCCCGGCCGAGGCCGAGGGCCGCTTCGTGCGCCAGAGCGGCGGCCACGGCCAGTTCGGCGTCGTCGACCTGCGCATCGAACCGCTCGAGAAGGGCGGCGGCTTCGAGTTCGTGGACGCCACCAAGGGCGGCGCGATCCCACGCAACTTCATCCCCTCGGTCGAGGAAGGAGTCAAAGAGGCGATGGAGACCGGCGTGCTGGCGGGCTACCCGATGGTGGACGTGCGGGCGACCCTGCTCGACGGCAAGTATCACGAGGTCGACTCCTCGGAGCTGGCCTTCAAGATCGCCGGCTCGCTGGCCTTCCGCGAGGCCGCCGAGAAGGCCGACGCGGTGCTGCTGGAGCCGGTGATGGAGGTCGAAGTGGTGACGCCGCAGGAGTTCATGGGCGACGTGATCGGCGACCTTAATGCGCGGCGGGGCAAGATCCTCGACATGGAAAGCCGCGCCGGGGCCCAGGTGATCGACGCGCGGGTGCCGCTGGCCACGATGTTCGGCTACGCCACCCGGCTGCGCTCGATGACCCAGGGGCGGGCGACCTACACGATGCAATTCGGTGCCTACGAACCGGTGCCGCAGCAGATTTACGCGGAATTGATGGAGCGCAGCGGCGAGAGCGCCGAGCGCGCGCGAGCCTAA
- the tuf gene encoding elongation factor Tu — protein MGKAKFERTKPHANVGTIGHIDHGKTTLTAAITKVLAARKLAQFVAFDQIDKAPEERERGITIAIAHVEYETANRHYAHVDCPGHADYIKNMITGAAQMDGAILVVGANDGPMPQTREHILLARQVGVPSIVVFMNKVDMVDDPELLDLVELEVRDLLKKYEFPGDDIPVIRGSALKALDCGCGKDDCANCKPILQLMEAVDSYVPQPKRELDKPFLMPIEDVFSISGRGTVVTGRVERGKIRVGEEVEIVGFRDTTKTVVTGVEMFRKILDEGQAGDNIGVLLRGLKREEVERGQVLAQPGSITPHTKFEAQAYILTKEEGGRHTPFFNGYRPQFYFRTTDVTGVLNLPEGTEMVMPGDNIKIIGELITPVAMDEGLRFAIREGGRTVGAGVVSKVLK, from the coding sequence ATGGGCAAGGCTAAATTCGAACGGACCAAGCCGCATGCCAACGTGGGTACCATCGGCCACATCGACCACGGCAAGACCACGCTGACCGCGGCGATCACCAAGGTGCTGGCCGCGCGCAAACTGGCCCAGTTCGTCGCTTTCGACCAGATCGACAAGGCACCCGAAGAGCGCGAGCGCGGTATCACGATCGCCATCGCGCACGTCGAATACGAGACCGCCAACCGCCACTACGCCCACGTCGACTGCCCGGGGCACGCCGACTACATCAAGAACATGATCACCGGCGCGGCGCAGATGGACGGCGCCATTCTGGTGGTCGGGGCCAACGACGGGCCGATGCCGCAGACCCGCGAGCACATCCTGCTCGCGCGCCAGGTCGGCGTGCCCTCGATCGTGGTCTTCATGAACAAGGTGGACATGGTTGACGACCCCGAACTGCTAGACCTCGTCGAGCTCGAGGTGCGCGACCTGCTCAAGAAGTACGAGTTTCCGGGTGACGACATTCCGGTCATTCGCGGCAGCGCGCTCAAGGCGCTCGACTGCGGATGCGGGAAGGACGACTGCGCCAATTGCAAGCCGATCCTCCAGCTGATGGAGGCGGTGGACAGCTACGTACCGCAGCCCAAGCGCGAGCTCGACAAGCCTTTCCTGATGCCGATCGAGGACGTCTTCTCGATCTCAGGCCGCGGCACGGTGGTCACCGGACGCGTCGAACGCGGCAAGATCAGGGTCGGCGAGGAAGTAGAGATCGTGGGCTTCCGCGACACCACTAAGACCGTGGTCACCGGCGTCGAGATGTTTCGCAAGATCCTCGACGAAGGCCAGGCCGGCGACAACATCGGCGTTCTGCTTCGGGGGCTCAAGCGCGAGGAGGTCGAGCGCGGCCAGGTGTTGGCCCAGCCCGGCAGCATCACCCCGCACACCAAGTTCGAGGCTCAGGCCTATATCCTGACCAAGGAAGAGGGCGGACGGCACACCCCGTTCTTCAACGGCTACCGCCCACAGTTCTACTTCCGCACCACCGACGTGACCGGCGTGCTCAACCTACCCGAGGGCACCGAGATGGTGATGCCAGGCGACAACATCAAGATCATCGGCGAGCTGATCACGCCGGTGGCGATGGATGAGGGACTGCGCTTCGCGATCCGCGAGGGCGGCCGCACGGTCGGCGCCGGCGTCGTCTCCAAGGTTCTGAAGTAA
- the rpsJ gene encoding 30S ribosomal protein S10 produces the protein MNDKIRIRLKAYDYRLLDQSVREIVDTIRRTGGRVAGPIPLPTRIERFTVNRSPHVDKKSREHFEIRTHKRLLDVLEPTQQTIDALGKLDLAAGVDVEIKLE, from the coding sequence ATGAACGACAAGATCCGCATACGCTTGAAGGCGTATGACTACCGGCTGCTCGACCAGTCGGTGCGCGAGATCGTGGACACGATCCGGCGCACCGGCGGGCGCGTGGCGGGGCCGATCCCGCTGCCCACGCGGATTGAGCGCTTCACCGTCAATCGCTCGCCGCACGTGGACAAGAAATCGCGCGAGCACTTTGAAATCCGCACCCACAAGCGGCTGCTCGACGTGCTCGAACCAACCCAGCAGACCATCGACGCCCTCGGCAAGCTCGACCTTGCCGCCGGCGTCGATGTCGAGATCAAGCTCGAGTAG
- the rplC gene encoding 50S ribosomal protein L3 yields MLSGLIGKKLGMTQVTEASGRVRAATVIELGPCAVAQIKTAATDGYDAVQISYGRAKPSRVSGALRGHFAKAEIAPGVKLAEFNRQGEAELKAGQTIAAADVFKAGDLVDVSGTSKGHGYAGVIKRHHFAGFPNSRGTHEYFRHGGSIGNRSFPGRVRKGLRMAGQMGNEGATVLNLRVLEILREDNAIVVAGAVPGADGGLVIVRHSAKERRRAAEAANV; encoded by the coding sequence GTGCTGAGCGGACTTATCGGCAAGAAGCTGGGCATGACCCAGGTAACCGAGGCGAGCGGGCGGGTGCGCGCCGCAACCGTCATCGAGCTCGGCCCCTGCGCGGTGGCGCAGATCAAGACCGCCGCGACCGACGGCTACGACGCGGTGCAGATAAGCTACGGGCGCGCCAAGCCGTCGCGGGTTTCAGGCGCGCTGCGCGGCCATTTCGCCAAGGCCGAGATCGCCCCAGGCGTGAAGCTCGCCGAATTCAACCGCCAGGGCGAGGCCGAGCTCAAGGCAGGGCAGACGATCGCCGCCGCCGACGTGTTCAAGGCAGGCGACCTGGTGGACGTGAGCGGGACTTCCAAGGGCCACGGCTATGCGGGCGTGATCAAGCGTCATCACTTCGCCGGCTTCCCCAACTCGCGCGGCACCCACGAGTACTTCCGCCATGGCGGCTCGATCGGCAACCGCTCCTTTCCGGGGCGCGTGCGCAAGGGGCTGCGGATGGCGGGGCAGATGGGCAACGAGGGCGCGACGGTGCTCAATTTGCGCGTGCTCGAGATTCTGCGCGAGGACAACGCGATCGTGGTGGCGGGCGCGGTGCCCGGCGCCGACGGTGGGTTGGTCATCGTCCGCCATTCGGCCAAGGAGCGCCGGCGTGCGGCGGAGGCGGCCAATGTCTGA
- the rplD gene encoding 50S ribosomal protein L4 yields MSEQQPQHPASVKVPLFSAARERVGELEVAGAVFGRAGDNSILHEAVRMQLANRRAGTAATKTRGLISGGGRKPWRQKGTGRARAGSIRSPLWRHGGTIFGPQPRDYSYKMPKRAWRRALCLALSDRAANGKLVVMQSLELPEAKTKAAKAMLDALGLKHALIVLGEGEETFFRAARNLAAHKVLPAAGLNVYDVLNYDEVLMSEAVARAIEARLGGAVR; encoded by the coding sequence ATGTCTGAGCAGCAGCCACAGCATCCAGCCTCGGTCAAGGTGCCGCTGTTCTCGGCCGCGCGCGAGCGGGTCGGCGAACTCGAAGTGGCGGGCGCGGTGTTCGGACGCGCGGGCGACAATTCGATCTTGCATGAAGCGGTGCGGATGCAGCTCGCCAACCGGCGCGCAGGCACCGCGGCGACCAAGACCCGCGGCCTGATCTCCGGCGGTGGACGCAAGCCGTGGCGGCAGAAAGGCACCGGGCGCGCGCGCGCCGGCTCGATTCGCTCGCCGCTGTGGCGCCACGGTGGGACGATCTTCGGTCCGCAGCCGCGCGACTACTCCTACAAGATGCCCAAGCGGGCGTGGCGGCGGGCGCTGTGCCTGGCGCTTTCCGACCGCGCGGCGAATGGGAAGCTGGTTGTGATGCAATCGCTGGAGCTGCCCGAGGCCAAGACCAAGGCGGCCAAGGCGATGCTCGACGCGCTCGGGCTCAAGCATGCGCTGATCGTGCTGGGCGAGGGCGAGGAGACGTTCTTCCGCGCGGCGCGCAATCTGGCCGCGCACAAGGTGCTGCCGGCGGCCGGGCTCAACGTTTACGATGTGCTCAACTACGACGAGGTCCTGATGAGCGAGGCGGTGGCGCGCGCGATCGAGGCGCGGCTGGGAGGAGCGGTGCGATGA
- the rplW gene encoding 50S ribosomal protein L23, whose amino-acid sequence MTPESMILSPLITEKGTAAGEKANQVVFRVRPGASKDAIRDAVESMFKVTVTKVRTLKMLGKKRRRGRIVGARPDWKKAYVTLKEGDRIEFFEGV is encoded by the coding sequence ATGACGCCGGAGAGCATGATCCTATCGCCGCTCATCACCGAGAAAGGCACCGCCGCCGGAGAGAAGGCCAACCAGGTCGTCTTTCGGGTGCGCCCGGGCGCAAGCAAGGACGCGATCCGCGACGCCGTCGAGAGCATGTTCAAGGTCACCGTGACCAAAGTGCGCACGCTCAAGATGCTGGGCAAGAAACGCCGGCGCGGGCGAATCGTGGGTGCGCGGCCGGACTGGAAGAAAGCTTACGTGACGCTCAAGGAAGGCGACCGCATCGAGTTCTTCGAGGGCGTCTAG